The following proteins are co-located in the Cydia pomonella isolate Wapato2018A chromosome 19, ilCydPomo1, whole genome shotgun sequence genome:
- the LOC133528429 gene encoding LOW QUALITY PROTEIN: odorant receptor Or1-like (The sequence of the model RefSeq protein was modified relative to this genomic sequence to represent the inferred CDS: inserted 1 base in 1 codon; deleted 1 base in 1 codon) yields the protein MVKNKINIEDLYLSRAKFVMSFLGXWMPPPNESIFQKYFRFFMLSLQYTFLLFQVIYICQVLGDLEEISQSSFMLLTHACLCCKITVFHGNIEYFRELLAQMNSEIFMPQTEGHDKILKLQASRIKRLLMGFMVSSQTTIILFAIRALFDDANRYFPFKMWMPVSPDHSPQYELGFLFQFITLSMSAFMYFGVDSVCLSMVIFGCAEIDIIKEKIMNVKPIAERLVNRSITTKNVLDEHYKVLIECVAQHQAIVKFVNQVEDTFHLYLLFQLSAGVGLICMSALRIVVVDWKTIQFMSLMMYIVVMISQLFLCCWSGHELTATSLELHTVVYECCWYEQDVRFKRALLFTMLHLGRPMEFRAGGYVTLSRQTFVAILRMSYSYFAVLQQTNSRNEALELEN from the exons AtggttaaaaacaaaataaatatcgaaGATCTGTATTTGAGCAGGGCAAAATTTGTTatgtcctttttag tttggATGCCCCCTCCAAATGAGTctatttttcaaaaatacttTAGGTTTTTCATGCTGTCCTTGCAATATACTTTTCTTCTATTCCAAGTGATATATATATGTCAAGTACTGGGGGACCTCGAGGAGATCTCTCAATCGTCGTTTATGCTCCTCACCCATGCTTGTCTGTGTTGTAAGATTACTGTGTTTCACGGTAATATAGAATATTTCAGGGAACTCCTGGCTCAGATGAATTCTGAAATTTTTATGCCTCAAACTGAGGGGCACGATAA AATCTTGAAACTGCAGGCGTCGAGGATCAAGAGACTACTGATGGGCTTTATGGTTAGCTCTCAGACTACTATTATCCTGTTCGCTATTAGAGCACTGTTCGATGATGCTAATAGATATTTTCCGTTTAAAATGTG GATGCCGGTCAGTCCAGACCACTCGCCGCAGTACGAGCTCGGCTTCCTGTTCCAATTTATAACCCTCTCCATGAGCGCGTTCATGTACTTCGGCGTGGACAGTGTCTGTCTTTCCATGGTCATCTTTGGGTGTGCGGAGATTGACATTATTAAGGAGAAGATTATGAAC GTTAAACCAATAGCAGAACGACTTGTCAACCGGTCCATTACCACCAAGAACGTTTTGGATGAGCACTACAAAGTTTTGATCGAGTGTGTGGCGCAACACCAAGCCATAGTCAA GTTTGTTAATCAGGTGGAA GACACGTTCCATTTGTACTTGCTCTTCCAGCTCAGCGCTGGTGTCGGGTTGATCTGCATGTCGGCTTTACGCATAGTTGTG GTGGACTGGAAGACTATCCAGTTCATGTCACTGATGATGTACATTGTGGTGATGATCAGCCAGCTGTTCCTCTGTTGCTGGAGCGGCCACGAGCTTACTGCAACC AGCTTGGAGCTCCATACGGTGGTGTACGAATGCTGCTGGTACGAGCAAGACGTCCGCTTCAAGCGCGCGCTGTTGTTCACGATGCTGCACCTGGGCCGGCCGATGGAGTTCCGAGCCGGCGGCTACGTCACGCTGTCCAGGCAGACCTTCGTTGCG ATTCTACGCATGTCCTATTCGTATTTTGCTGTATTACAGCAAACTAACAGTCGAAACGAAGCTTTAGAATTAGAAAACTAA
- the LOC133528428 gene encoding odorant receptor Or1-like: MTVSTVDNVTLFLNRPRNILLYLGIWLKPANYVSLYVAYAIIVMLTQYSFVFFEFIYIALAWGDMDAVTEASFLLFTQASVCYKVTRFMINKDNLVFLLSFMEEEVFQAQNERHVRCLLNQSIMIRRLCLFFLGSALTTCTLWGLMPVVDSTGGERIFPFLIWMPVGPEKSPQYELGYFYQMVAIYISAFLFIAVDSVALSMIMFGCAQLEIIMDKVQQIKRVPMSGKVKKQDREQLIQENKVLFVECLKHHQAVIRFIESAEDTYHANIFFQLSGSVAIICIIGLRITATTPGSVQFISMLNYMVTMLSQLFLYCWCGNELTIRSEILREVMYLCPWHEQSNSFRRLLWVAMERMKRPIIFKAGHYIPLSRPTFVAILRSS; this comes from the exons ATGACGGTGAGCACGGTAGACAATGTAACTCTCTTCCTAAACCGTCCTCGAAACATCCTCTTATATCTTGGAATATGGCTCAAACCTGCCAACTATGTCTCTTTATACGTCGCCTATGCCATCATAGTCATGTTGACCCAGTATTCCTTCGTCTTCTTCGAGTTTATATACATAGCTTTAGCCTGGGGAGACATGGACGCGGTGACAGAAGCTTCATTTCTGCTATTCACTCAGGCGTCTGTATGCTATAAAGTTACAAGGTTTATGATAAATAAGGATAACTTGGTTTTTCTCTTGAGCTTCATGGAAGAGGAGGTATTTCAGGCGCAAAACGAGAGACATGTAAG ATGTCTCCTGAATCAGTCTATCATGATAAGACGCCTGTGCCTGTTTTTCCTCGGCAGTGCACTGACTACTTGCACTTTGTGGGGACTAATGCCCGTTGTCGACAGCACTGGTGGAGAGCGTATCTTTCCCTTTTTGATCTG GATGCCAGTAGGACCAGAGAAGTCACCGCAGTACGAGTTGGGCTACTTTTACCAGATGGTGGCCATCTACATCAGCGCCTTCCTGTTCATCGCAGTTGATAGTGTCGCATTATCTATGATCATGTTTGGATGTGCGCAGCTGGAGATTATCATGGATAAGGTACAACAG ATAAAACGAGTGCCAATGTCAGGCAAGGTCAAGAAGCAAGATCGAGAGCAGCTTATACAAGAGAATAAAGTTTTGTTCGTGGAATGTCTCAAGCACCATCAGGCGGTGATACG GTTCATAGAGTCGGCAGAGGACACGTACCACGCGAACATATTCTTCCAGCTAAGCGGGAGCGTTGCCATCATCTGTATCATTGGACTTCGGATTACAGCA ACAACGCCAGGCAGCGTGCAGTTCATCTCAATGCTAAACTACATGGTGACGATGCTGTCGCAGCTGTTCCTTTATTGCTGGTGCGGCAACGAACTGACAATACga AGCGAGATTCTCCGAGAAGTGATGTATTTGTGCCCGTGGCACGAGCAGTCCAACAGCTTCCGAAGATTGCTCTGGGTGGCCATGGAGCGGATGAAGCGGCCAATCATCTTCAAGGCTGGACACTACATACCGCTCTCCAGGCCGACTTTCGTTGCG ATTTTACGGTCGTCATAA